In uncultured Draconibacterium sp., a genomic segment contains:
- a CDS encoding helix-turn-helix transcriptional regulator, with translation MKKYYSLSELLVDYRKHRQLTQIDFAAMLDVDVRTVIRWEKNESLIKADKERILIENMGIPHQVVRNLNTEQPIPVYFDFKRWLYSLTLLSSVVKSAKEFKTDEELHTTRIVSLTDDKDFDFITYIQQNQKNCNPLSRDVIKTATRLLPGLNFVIRDQSGYHGGHVSILPLKYEVYEKIRDQKMLENQLTTNDLARHNDEDTPVFYFYSIYSNSLDNTYYLINKMLFYFKKREELKNYILAGVTFQNLKVDHFRQMGFQVIWEKNVDGHPDHHATFLSGNFNRFFSNEIEFF, from the coding sequence ATGAAAAAGTACTACTCCTTAAGTGAGTTACTGGTCGATTACCGCAAACACCGGCAACTGACTCAAATTGATTTTGCAGCCATGCTCGATGTGGATGTACGGACTGTTATCCGTTGGGAAAAAAACGAGAGCCTGATAAAAGCTGATAAGGAAAGAATTTTGATCGAAAACATGGGAATTCCACACCAGGTAGTTCGTAACCTGAATACCGAACAACCCATTCCTGTATATTTTGACTTTAAACGCTGGTTGTACTCGCTAACACTGTTGTCGAGCGTGGTAAAAAGTGCCAAAGAATTCAAAACTGATGAAGAGTTGCATACCACACGAATTGTATCGCTGACCGACGATAAGGATTTTGACTTTATTACTTACATCCAACAAAACCAGAAAAACTGTAATCCGCTTAGCCGCGATGTGATTAAAACCGCAACACGTTTACTACCCGGTTTAAACTTCGTTATTCGCGACCAATCGGGTTATCATGGCGGGCATGTTTCGATATTGCCATTGAAATACGAAGTTTATGAGAAAATAAGAGATCAAAAAATGCTGGAAAACCAGCTAACAACAAACGACCTGGCACGCCACAACGACGAAGATACTCCTGTATTTTACTTTTATTCGATCTATTCTAATTCGCTTGACAACACTTATTACCTTATTAATAAGATGTTATTCTACTTTAAAAAAAGGGAAGAATTGAAGAATTATATTTTGGCAGGTGTTACGTTTCAAAACCTGAAAGTTGATCATTTTCGACAGATGGGATTTCAGGTGATTTGGGAGAAGAATGTAGATGGACATCCCGATCATCATGCAACCTTCTTATCCGGTAATTTTAATCGTTTTTTCTCTAACGAAATAGAGTTCTTTTAG
- the lnt gene encoding apolipoprotein N-acyltransferase, with protein sequence MNRFHRLLLSVSGGTLLSLPWLGFPGWVLFVAFIPLLYLENFFFKYKEGFPPVSLWGHVFLAALIWNVLASWWMTKVSLVGVGSAMIFNAFLMSLVWWAAHSIRRKLSSPLGYISLVVFIISLEYLQFKWDIEWPCLQLGSVLANPVKIIQWYEYTGTFGGSLWILLLNLFLFQLLRNIQLKSPLKKTITSSTVLLVLLIVPSIISFRMYSSYMEKENPINIAIVQPNVDPYNEKFDMEAETQKLDDFLRLAAEVTNDSTDFIVGPETLFEHQTLWKEATLDSNTFLNRLQNFLQQYENTEMVFGVSSYKVYENEEDITYTAQQNNGIIYDRYNTAMLFNKAGEVQIYHKSKLVAGVEKVPFQKYFSFLKNNYIDLGGASGSLGRQNEASNLLAEKAVIAPVICFESVFGEYVADYVKKGADVIFVITNDGWWKNSRGYKQHLLFSQLRAVETRRSIARSANTGTSCFINQRGDVLQATNWWQETAIAGSVNKNEALTFYVKHGDFIARTSVFISVLLVLLVFVRRFA encoded by the coding sequence ATGAACCGATTTCACAGGCTGTTACTTTCTGTTAGTGGTGGTACATTATTAAGTTTGCCCTGGCTCGGATTTCCCGGGTGGGTACTTTTTGTTGCGTTTATTCCGCTGCTTTACCTCGAAAATTTCTTTTTCAAATATAAAGAAGGCTTTCCGCCCGTGTCGTTGTGGGGCCATGTATTTCTTGCTGCTCTCATTTGGAATGTTTTGGCTTCGTGGTGGATGACAAAAGTTTCGTTGGTTGGAGTGGGATCTGCAATGATTTTCAACGCCTTTTTGATGTCGTTGGTCTGGTGGGCGGCTCATTCTATTCGAAGAAAATTATCGTCGCCGCTGGGTTATATTTCGTTGGTCGTATTTATAATTTCACTCGAATACCTACAGTTTAAATGGGACATTGAATGGCCTTGCCTGCAATTGGGGAGTGTTTTGGCCAATCCAGTAAAAATCATTCAGTGGTATGAATACACAGGAACTTTTGGCGGGTCGTTATGGATACTGCTGTTGAATCTGTTTCTGTTTCAACTTTTGCGGAATATTCAGCTAAAAAGCCCACTGAAAAAAACGATTACCAGTTCAACAGTTTTACTGGTGTTGTTGATCGTTCCGTCAATCATTTCTTTTCGGATGTATTCCTCATACATGGAAAAAGAAAATCCAATAAACATTGCGATAGTCCAGCCCAACGTCGATCCGTATAATGAGAAGTTTGACATGGAAGCAGAAACACAAAAGCTGGATGATTTTCTGCGTTTGGCGGCCGAAGTAACCAACGATAGTACCGACTTTATTGTTGGCCCGGAAACCCTGTTTGAACATCAAACGCTATGGAAGGAGGCAACCCTTGATTCGAATACATTTTTAAATCGTCTGCAGAATTTTCTTCAGCAATACGAAAACACTGAAATGGTGTTCGGGGTTTCATCGTATAAAGTGTACGAAAATGAAGAAGATATCACTTACACGGCACAGCAGAACAATGGCATAATTTACGACCGCTACAACACGGCAATGCTTTTTAACAAAGCCGGTGAGGTTCAGATCTACCATAAATCGAAATTGGTTGCCGGTGTTGAAAAGGTGCCATTTCAAAAGTATTTCTCCTTTCTGAAAAATAATTATATCGATTTGGGAGGTGCTTCCGGATCGCTGGGGAGACAAAATGAAGCCTCAAACCTGCTAGCCGAAAAAGCGGTTATAGCGCCGGTGATTTGTTTCGAATCCGTGTTTGGCGAATATGTGGCCGATTACGTAAAAAAAGGGGCTGATGTAATTTTTGTAATCACCAACGATGGCTGGTGGAAAAATTCACGGGGTTATAAACAGCACCTGTTGTTTTCGCAATTGCGGGCAGTTGAAACACGGCGTAGCATTGCACGGTCGGCAAACACCGGAACCTCGTGTTTTATCAACCAGCGTGGCGATGTTTTACAAGCAACAAACTGGTGGCAGGAAACTGCAATCGCCGGATCGGTCAATAAAAATGAAGCACTTACTTTCTATGTAAAACATGGCGATTTTATCGCCCGTACTTCGGTGTTTATAAGTGTATTACTGGTATTGCTGGTGTTTGTGAGAAGGTTCGCGTAA
- a CDS encoding metallophosphatase, which yields MNRRRFIRNVAAGTAGITLGAVPYELFAHEDFTTISILHTNDIHCHIEPFTGTNERYANKGGLARIAKLATLERQKNPNTLLLDAGDMFQGTPYFNYFKGELMLKVMSEAGYDASTIGNHEFDNGLQGIKDPLPNAKFPIISSNYDFSDTILSGSFPEYKIFKRDGVKIGIYGVGIELENLVGKKNYGETVYNDPLVVAQKMESFLKNEKKCDLVICLSHLGLRYRDNKVSDMNLAAETSYTDLIIGGHTHSYLEKPLEEKNKLGQPVIVNQAWWGGLVVGKVDFVFEKSKGNKKAVYSDLL from the coding sequence ATGAACCGAAGAAGATTTATAAGAAACGTTGCTGCCGGAACAGCTGGGATTACGCTGGGAGCAGTACCATACGAATTATTTGCACACGAAGATTTTACCACGATATCGATATTGCATACCAACGATATTCACTGTCATATTGAACCGTTTACCGGCACCAACGAACGATATGCGAACAAAGGTGGTTTAGCACGAATTGCCAAATTGGCCACGCTTGAGCGGCAAAAAAATCCAAATACCTTGTTGCTCGACGCCGGTGATATGTTCCAGGGAACACCTTACTTTAACTACTTTAAAGGGGAGTTGATGTTAAAAGTGATGAGCGAGGCCGGTTACGATGCCAGTACAATTGGGAACCACGAATTTGATAACGGTTTGCAGGGTATAAAAGATCCGCTGCCAAATGCCAAATTCCCAATCATTTCTTCGAATTACGATTTCTCTGATACCATTTTATCAGGAAGTTTCCCGGAGTATAAGATTTTTAAGCGCGACGGAGTAAAAATCGGAATTTACGGAGTAGGTATCGAATTGGAAAATTTGGTTGGAAAGAAGAATTACGGAGAAACAGTTTATAACGATCCGCTGGTTGTTGCACAGAAAATGGAAAGTTTTCTGAAAAACGAGAAGAAGTGTGATCTGGTAATTTGTCTGTCGCATTTAGGATTACGCTACCGCGACAACAAGGTAAGCGACATGAATCTTGCTGCTGAAACATCGTACACCGATTTGATTATTGGCGGACATACACACTCGTACCTTGAAAAACCGTTGGAAGAAAAGAATAAGCTCGGACAACCTGTAATTGTAAATCAAGCCTGGTGGGGGGGCCTTGTGGTTGGAAAGGTTGATTTTGTTTTTGAAAAATCAAAAGGGAATAAAAAAGCTGTTTATTCCGATCTGCTATAA
- a CDS encoding 5'-nucleotidase C-terminal domain-containing protein, with translation MDSTIVKLYAPYKNILEKDMNRVLAISENELVKDKPESLLTNFLGDLLLEQGAVVANDHQLNLTPAVSFFNYGGIRSTLPKGEITVGNIFELMPFENELVFLELKGEKMQAFMDYIADHGGGSVGGAQMVIADDKAADVKIGGEKIDVNKSYWLVTNDYVAAGGDGLEMLAENEQLINSGEKIRDVIIEYLEELTANDQRVNPKLDGRIK, from the coding sequence ATGGATAGTACTATTGTAAAGCTTTATGCTCCATATAAAAACATACTTGAAAAAGATATGAACCGGGTGCTTGCCATCTCTGAAAATGAATTGGTTAAAGACAAACCGGAAAGTCTGTTGACTAACTTTTTGGGCGACTTATTATTGGAGCAAGGAGCAGTAGTGGCTAATGATCATCAATTGAATCTTACGCCTGCCGTCTCATTCTTTAATTACGGCGGCATACGTTCAACACTTCCGAAAGGGGAGATTACCGTAGGAAATATTTTTGAGTTAATGCCTTTCGAGAACGAATTGGTATTTTTAGAACTTAAAGGCGAAAAAATGCAGGCTTTTATGGATTATATTGCCGATCATGGAGGAGGAAGTGTTGGAGGAGCGCAAATGGTTATTGCCGATGATAAAGCCGCAGATGTGAAAATAGGAGGCGAGAAAATCGATGTCAATAAAAGCTACTGGTTGGTAACGAACGATTATGTGGCAGCTGGTGGCGATGGACTTGAAATGCTAGCCGAAAATGAGCAGCTTATAAACAGTGGAGAAAAAATACGTGATGTGATAATCGAGTATCTGGAAGAATTGACAGCTAACGATCAGCGTGTTAATCCAAAACTGGATGGGAGGATAAAATAA
- a CDS encoding N-acetylmuramoyl-L-alanine amidase, whose translation MFGLNLHINSVTKVIFILFLAIFLLPLNSLSQTKEVVALKGDGIYRLLTRYGLSSSEYMDDFIALNKTNLGKNNTLLAGVKYKLPDTAKLPATPTTSATPSKGTGKVVRYDIFGSEYADVEIKSNDLKGAVYYLVGGHGGPDPGAVGKYNGYHVYEDEYAYDVTLRLARKLIENGATVYMITRDKNDGIRDEYSLKADKDEVCYPNLQIPLNQTRRLRQRTEAVNSLYKKHKGSFQRMIAVHVDSRSKGENIDIFFYHDKRSETGEKACKILRDTIEKKYHEVQPNRGYTGTVSTRNLYVVRNTWPTAVFIELGNMNHQRDVKRLVIPDNRQAVANWLALGLITDYKTNK comes from the coding sequence ATGTTCGGTTTAAACTTACATATTAATTCAGTTACCAAGGTAATTTTCATCTTATTTTTGGCAATATTTCTGCTTCCCTTAAACAGCCTTTCGCAAACCAAAGAAGTTGTTGCACTAAAAGGCGATGGAATATACCGTTTGCTAACCAGATATGGTTTATCATCATCGGAATATATGGATGATTTTATTGCCTTAAACAAAACCAACCTGGGGAAAAATAACACCTTGCTTGCCGGTGTAAAATACAAACTTCCTGATACGGCAAAATTGCCGGCTACGCCAACAACAAGCGCCACCCCTTCAAAAGGAACCGGCAAAGTTGTACGTTACGATATTTTTGGCAGCGAATATGCTGATGTTGAAATTAAAAGCAACGATCTGAAAGGAGCTGTGTACTACCTGGTTGGCGGACATGGAGGCCCTGACCCCGGTGCTGTTGGAAAATACAATGGCTATCATGTTTATGAAGATGAATATGCATACGATGTTACCCTACGCCTTGCACGAAAGCTTATTGAAAATGGTGCCACAGTTTACATGATCACCCGCGACAAAAACGACGGAATTCGTGATGAATACAGCCTTAAAGCCGATAAAGACGAAGTTTGTTATCCGAACCTACAAATTCCGCTGAATCAAACCCGGCGCCTACGTCAACGTACTGAGGCAGTGAATAGTCTGTATAAAAAGCACAAAGGATCCTTTCAGCGGATGATTGCGGTGCATGTCGATTCAAGATCCAAAGGCGAAAACATCGATATCTTTTTCTATCACGACAAACGCAGCGAAACCGGAGAAAAAGCATGTAAAATTCTTCGCGACACGATTGAAAAAAAATACCACGAAGTTCAGCCTAATCGCGGTTACACCGGCACAGTATCAACCCGAAATTTGTACGTGGTGAGAAATACCTGGCCTACTGCCGTTTTTATCGAACTTGGAAATATGAACCACCAGCGCGATGTAAAACGTTTGGTTATTCCCGATAACCGCCAGGCTGTGGCCAACTGGTTAGCACTTGGCTTAATAACCGACTATAAAACCAATAAATAA
- a CDS encoding DCC1-like thiol-disulfide oxidoreductase family protein, whose product MILLFDGVCNLCNSAVDIILKKARESHFKLIPLQSDEGQQLLKEFDLPLEINTVVLIHNNQVFSESEAVLEICRYLKAPWSWLAVFKILPKSWRNKLYRFVANNRYKWFGKRTSCRSF is encoded by the coding sequence ATGATACTACTTTTCGACGGTGTTTGTAATCTCTGTAATTCAGCCGTTGATATTATACTGAAAAAAGCGCGTGAGAGCCATTTTAAGCTTATTCCGCTGCAATCGGATGAAGGACAACAACTATTAAAGGAGTTTGATTTGCCACTTGAAATTAACACCGTAGTGCTTATTCACAACAATCAGGTATTTTCTGAATCGGAAGCAGTGCTTGAAATCTGCAGGTACCTAAAAGCTCCGTGGAGCTGGCTGGCAGTATTTAAAATTCTGCCTAAAAGCTGGCGCAACAAATTATATCGTTTTGTAGCCAATAACCGCTACAAATGGTTTGGGAAACGAACAAGTTGCCGTAGTTTTTAA
- a CDS encoding DUF4924 family protein, translated as MLVAKQKRKENIAEYILYLYQIEDMIRAFKMDMELIEERLVSNYKADDKTKAAITDWYANLLLMMDKEQIREKGHLQFLTNLVSDVNDFHLKLMETSKDGMYVQTYKTVAGLVSELKEKNPEAKNDVDLGITAVYGFLLLKMQQKDISIDTLEAIKRISKWLGDLSKLYRDFENGDFDF; from the coding sequence ATGCTTGTAGCAAAACAAAAACGAAAAGAGAATATTGCCGAATATATCCTGTATTTGTATCAGATTGAAGACATGATCAGGGCTTTTAAAATGGATATGGAGCTTATTGAAGAGCGTTTGGTGTCCAATTACAAAGCCGATGATAAAACAAAAGCTGCTATTACCGACTGGTATGCTAATTTATTGCTGATGATGGATAAAGAGCAGATCAGGGAAAAAGGGCATCTGCAATTTCTTACCAACCTGGTTTCGGATGTTAACGATTTTCATTTAAAGCTTATGGAAACCTCGAAAGACGGCATGTACGTGCAAACCTACAAAACGGTTGCTGGGCTGGTGTCGGAGTTAAAAGAGAAAAATCCGGAAGCGAAAAATGATGTCGACCTGGGAATTACCGCTGTATACGGTTTTCTGCTGTTAAAAATGCAACAAAAAGATATTTCGATCGATACGCTGGAAGCCATAAAACGCATCAGTAAATGGTTGGGTGATTTATCGAAACTGTATCGCGATTTCGAAAACGGCGATTTTGATTTCTAA
- a CDS encoding RNA-binding S4 domain-containing protein, with amino-acid sequence MAEGVRIDKWLWAVRIFKTRSQATEACKKGHVTIGDSVIKASREVHVGEVIKVRKSPITKSFKVLALTGKRMGAKLVTDFAEDVTPPEEIELLEMQKNMRWSVREKGTGRPTKKDRRDLDDFFEW; translated from the coding sequence ATGGCTGAAGGAGTTCGCATAGATAAATGGTTGTGGGCCGTGCGGATCTTTAAAACCCGCAGTCAGGCTACCGAGGCCTGTAAAAAAGGCCATGTAACAATTGGTGATTCAGTGATAAAAGCCTCGCGCGAAGTACATGTGGGCGAGGTAATAAAAGTGCGGAAATCGCCGATTACCAAAAGTTTTAAAGTGCTGGCGCTTACCGGAAAAAGAATGGGAGCCAAACTGGTTACTGATTTTGCTGAGGATGTGACGCCACCCGAGGAAATCGAATTGCTCGAGATGCAAAAAAATATGCGTTGGAGTGTACGTGAGAAAGGCACCGGGCGACCAACCAAAAAGGATCGTCGCGATTTGGATGACTTTTTTGAGTGGTAA
- the pth gene encoding aminoacyl-tRNA hydrolase, producing MKYLIAGLGNIGPEYKNTRHNIGFQILDALAEASNISFSDKRYGFVAEYKFKGRTFILLKPTTYMNLSGRAVNYWLQQEKIDIKNMLVLVDDLALPFGTLRVRAKGGAGGHNGLENINQVLGRNDYARLRFGIGDDFHKGRQVNYVLGEWSKEEQKELPFKIDDSIEIIKSFGTLGVERTMNFHNKK from the coding sequence ATGAAATACTTAATTGCCGGACTAGGTAATATAGGACCAGAATATAAAAATACTCGCCATAATATTGGCTTTCAAATATTGGACGCACTCGCTGAGGCGTCCAATATTAGTTTTAGCGATAAGCGTTACGGTTTTGTGGCCGAATATAAGTTCAAAGGCCGAACGTTTATTTTGCTAAAGCCAACCACCTACATGAATCTGAGTGGACGGGCAGTAAATTACTGGTTACAACAAGAAAAGATTGATATAAAAAACATGCTCGTGCTGGTTGACGACCTGGCATTGCCCTTTGGTACGCTCAGAGTACGTGCAAAAGGCGGAGCCGGCGGACACAATGGGCTCGAAAACATTAACCAGGTGCTGGGACGAAACGATTATGCCCGTTTGCGCTTTGGTATTGGCGACGATTTCCATAAAGGCCGCCAGGTAAACTATGTGTTAGGCGAGTGGTCGAAAGAAGAGCAAAAGGAATTGCCATTTAAGATCGACGATTCCATTGAAATTATAAAAAGCTTTGGAACGCTTGGTGTCGAGCGCACAATGAATTTCCATAACAAAAAATAG
- a CDS encoding 50S ribosomal protein L25/general stress protein Ctc has translation MKSVVIKGELRSSLGKKDAKKLRAEEKAPAVLYGGEQPIHFAVSFAELRQLVYTPSVYLIDLDIDGTVYKAIMQDIQWHPVEELVLHVDFLEIKDDKPVKINIPVKIEGFAKGLRKGGKLNSTLRRLSVRALADKLPDTINIDVTKLDIGQSIKVADLNIPGIELLDPKSNVIVGVGITRAARSAAGAMVDDDEEESAEEAEAPESSEE, from the coding sequence ATGAAATCAGTAGTAATTAAAGGAGAATTAAGAAGTTCTCTTGGAAAGAAAGACGCAAAAAAACTTCGCGCAGAAGAGAAAGCTCCTGCAGTATTGTACGGTGGCGAGCAGCCAATTCACTTCGCAGTTTCTTTTGCCGAGTTAAGACAATTAGTTTATACACCAAGCGTATACCTTATCGACCTTGACATTGATGGTACTGTGTATAAAGCAATTATGCAAGACATTCAGTGGCACCCGGTTGAGGAGTTAGTACTTCACGTTGATTTCCTTGAAATTAAAGACGATAAACCAGTAAAAATCAACATTCCTGTAAAAATTGAAGGTTTTGCTAAAGGTTTAAGAAAAGGTGGTAAATTAAACAGTACACTTCGTCGTTTGAGTGTAAGAGCTTTGGCTGATAAATTACCTGATACAATTAATATTGATGTAACAAAACTTGATATCGGCCAAAGTATTAAAGTGGCTGACCTGAATATTCCTGGAATCGAGCTGTTAGATCCTAAATCGAATGTTATTGTTGGTGTTGGTATCACTAGGGCTGCAAGATCTGCTGCCGGTGCCATGGTTGACGACGACGAAGAAGAGTCAGCTGAAGAAGCTGAAGCACCGGAATCTTCAGAAGAATAA
- a CDS encoding ribose-phosphate pyrophosphokinase: MKTHPLKIFTGRATRHLTEKICDSLDVDLGHSSCPVFADGEFEPCYEETIRGSHIFIVQSTPPTADNLLELLLMVDAAKRASAYKVIAVIPYFGYARQDRKDKPRVSIGAKLVADLLTVSGIDRLITMDLHADQIQGFFDVPVDHLYASTLFVPFIEKMGLDNVVIASPDVGGTKRANTYAKMLNTGIVICHKTRARPNEVGNMTVIGDVENKDVIIVDDMIDTAGTITKAANLMKKKGARSVRAFAAHGVLSGPALERIEKSELEEVYFTDSIKPKTGCDKIKYITTAEAFGEAIRRVYKNQSISSLYYK; encoded by the coding sequence ATGAAAACTCACCCACTGAAAATTTTTACCGGTCGTGCAACACGGCATTTAACTGAAAAAATTTGCGATAGTCTGGATGTTGATCTGGGACATTCGTCGTGCCCGGTTTTTGCCGACGGCGAATTTGAACCCTGTTACGAAGAGACGATTCGTGGCTCGCATATTTTTATTGTGCAGTCAACACCACCTACTGCCGATAACCTGTTGGAGCTGTTGTTAATGGTTGATGCCGCAAAACGTGCAAGCGCTTACAAAGTAATTGCAGTAATACCTTATTTTGGTTATGCACGTCAGGACCGCAAAGACAAACCAAGGGTTTCTATCGGTGCGAAACTGGTTGCCGACCTGCTTACCGTTTCCGGAATCGACAGGCTGATTACTATGGATTTGCATGCCGACCAGATTCAGGGATTTTTTGATGTACCCGTAGATCATTTATACGCTTCAACGCTTTTTGTTCCGTTTATCGAAAAAATGGGACTGGATAATGTCGTTATCGCGTCGCCTGATGTGGGTGGTACAAAACGTGCCAATACCTATGCAAAAATGTTAAACACAGGTATCGTTATTTGTCACAAAACACGTGCACGTCCTAACGAGGTGGGTAACATGACGGTTATTGGTGATGTTGAAAACAAAGATGTAATTATTGTTGACGACATGATTGACACTGCAGGAACAATTACCAAAGCTGCCAACCTGATGAAGAAAAAAGGTGCAAGAAGTGTTCGCGCTTTTGCGGCACACGGAGTACTATCGGGTCCGGCCTTGGAACGAATTGAAAAATCGGAGTTGGAGGAAGTATATTTTACCGATTCGATTAAACCAAAAACAGGCTGCGATAAAATTAAATACATCACTACTGCTGAGGCTTTTGGCGAAGCCATTCGCAGAGTTTATAAAAATCAGTCAATAAGTTCGTTATATTATAAATAA
- the yihA gene encoding ribosome biogenesis GTP-binding protein YihA/YsxC yields MEIKEAQFVMSNTAVDKCPAPDRPEYAFIGRSNVGKSSLINMLTNKRSLAKISGKPGKTRLINHFLINKEWYLVDLPGYGYAQVPKAERLKWEKMLKNYILKRENLYCLFVLIDSRHEAQKVDLEFMEWLGISEIPFNIVFTKTDKLKPKELENNLKAYEEKMFQIWETMPGYFISSAEKGIGKDEILGMIDEVNKAH; encoded by the coding sequence ATGGAGATAAAAGAAGCTCAGTTTGTGATGAGCAATACTGCAGTCGACAAATGTCCGGCACCCGATCGGCCGGAGTATGCATTTATAGGCCGGTCGAATGTGGGCAAGTCGTCGTTAATAAATATGCTCACCAACAAAAGATCGTTGGCGAAAATTTCGGGTAAACCCGGGAAAACGCGCCTGATCAATCATTTTCTTATCAACAAAGAATGGTACCTGGTTGATTTGCCTGGCTACGGTTACGCGCAAGTGCCGAAAGCCGAGCGCTTGAAATGGGAGAAAATGCTCAAAAATTATATCCTGAAACGTGAAAATCTGTATTGTCTGTTCGTATTGATCGATTCGCGTCATGAAGCGCAAAAAGTTGATCTTGAATTTATGGAATGGCTGGGCATTAGCGAAATTCCTTTCAATATAGTTTTTACCAAAACAGATAAGCTGAAACCAAAGGAGTTGGAAAACAACTTGAAAGCTTACGAAGAAAAGATGTTTCAGATTTGGGAAACAATGCCCGGGTATTTTATATCTTCGGCTGAAAAGGGAATTGGAAAAGACGAAATTCTGGGGATGATAGACGAGGTGAATAAAGCCCACTAG
- a CDS encoding type I phosphomannose isomerase catalytic subunit, with amino-acid sequence MSNLYPIKFNPIFHEKIWGGNRMKTILNKDFGDMPNCGESWELSGVDGNISVVSNGFLAGNDLNELIEIYMGDLVGDKVYEKFGNEFPLLIKFIDAQDDLSIQVHPDDKLSKERHNAFGKTEMWYVAGAENGALINSGFNQVVDREKYLEYFNSGKLTDLLHYDEAQVGDVFFIPAGRVHAIGKGCLVAEIQQTSDVTYRIFDYNRKDDKGNERELHTDLALDAIDFSYSSQYKTDYKTEENKAVEIVSCPYFTTNIIEFNKEQDKDYNQLDSFVIFMTLEGDFEIVTEEGSETVAMGETVLLPASIESVQLKPKSESVKILEVYIK; translated from the coding sequence ATGAGTAATCTGTATCCCATAAAATTCAACCCTATTTTTCATGAAAAAATCTGGGGTGGAAACCGAATGAAAACCATCCTGAACAAAGATTTTGGCGATATGCCCAACTGTGGCGAAAGCTGGGAACTTTCGGGTGTTGACGGAAATATTTCGGTGGTGAGCAATGGCTTTTTGGCCGGCAACGATCTGAATGAGTTGATTGAAATATATATGGGAGATTTGGTAGGCGACAAAGTTTATGAAAAGTTTGGAAATGAATTTCCACTGCTCATTAAATTTATCGATGCACAGGACGATCTGTCTATTCAGGTTCACCCCGATGATAAACTGTCGAAAGAAAGACACAATGCCTTCGGAAAAACTGAAATGTGGTATGTGGCCGGAGCCGAAAATGGAGCACTTATCAACTCCGGATTTAACCAGGTAGTTGATCGCGAGAAATACCTTGAATATTTCAACTCGGGTAAATTAACCGATTTGCTGCATTACGATGAGGCACAGGTTGGCGATGTTTTCTTTATTCCAGCCGGTCGTGTTCATGCTATTGGAAAAGGCTGTTTGGTGGCCGAAATTCAGCAAACATCGGATGTTACTTACCGTATTTTCGATTACAACCGCAAAGACGATAAAGGAAACGAGCGCGAATTGCATACCGATTTGGCATTGGATGCCATCGATTTTTCGTACTCGAGCCAGTACAAAACAGATTACAAAACCGAGGAAAATAAAGCGGTAGAAATTGTAAGCTGCCCGTATTTCACTACAAATATTATCGAATTCAATAAAGAGCAGGATAAAGATTACAACCAGCTTGATTCGTTTGTTATTTTCATGACTTTGGAAGGCGATTTTGAAATTGTTACCGAAGAAGGATCAGAAACAGTAGCGATGGGAGAGACCGTTCTTTTGCCTGCCAGCATTGAATCGGTGCAGTTGAAGCCAAAAAGCGAATCGGTAAAAATTCTCGAGGTTTATATCAAATAG
- a CDS encoding Dabb family protein, which translates to MINHVVLFKLKDYPAEEKTEIIAELKAMLLGLKDKIAELKHIEVGENYELDSKSYDLALLSHFESVEDLDVYRVHPEHMKVVKRVVETTEARAAVDFNF; encoded by the coding sequence ATGATTAATCACGTCGTTCTTTTTAAATTGAAGGATTATCCGGCCGAAGAAAAAACGGAAATAATTGCCGAACTAAAAGCAATGTTATTGGGTTTAAAAGATAAAATCGCTGAATTGAAGCACATTGAGGTAGGCGAAAATTATGAATTAGACTCGAAAAGTTACGATTTGGCCTTGCTTTCGCATTTCGAAAGTGTTGAAGATCTGGATGTATACCGAGTGCATCCCGAGCATATGAAAGTGGTAAAACGTGTTGTCGAAACCACCGAGGCACGCGCTGCTGTTGATTTTAATTTTTAA